One segment of Comamonas thiooxydans DNA contains the following:
- a CDS encoding GntR family transcriptional regulator, with the protein MSTPVITKTKIAERLIESILTAKLRPGEKLGEQDIADLFQVSRTLVREALMHLQTRGFVEVRSRVGWYVAEPSFEEAQETYAARRVVEPGMLRDAGQPLQATLKRLRKHIAEERKAIACGDAEARSWLLADFHICLAECLGNRFLTSMMVDLSARTTLISDLYQSKTEARVFNDDHAAIVEALAAGDNLRAEQLMIAHIDALASRLDESLIGRRGARNRLRSILAPEDSSSAK; encoded by the coding sequence ATGAGTACTCCAGTCATCACCAAAACCAAGATCGCCGAGCGTCTCATAGAGTCGATCCTGACAGCCAAGCTTCGCCCGGGAGAGAAACTGGGTGAACAAGACATTGCGGACTTGTTTCAGGTCAGCCGCACCCTGGTCCGCGAGGCATTGATGCACCTTCAGACCCGGGGGTTTGTGGAGGTCCGCTCCAGGGTTGGCTGGTATGTTGCAGAGCCTTCGTTTGAGGAGGCTCAGGAAACCTATGCAGCGAGGCGCGTCGTTGAACCGGGCATGCTGCGTGATGCTGGTCAACCCTTGCAGGCAACACTGAAACGCCTGCGCAAGCACATCGCCGAAGAGCGCAAAGCCATTGCCTGTGGGGACGCAGAAGCGCGCAGCTGGCTGCTGGCCGACTTTCATATTTGCTTGGCAGAGTGTCTCGGCAATCGGTTCCTGACTTCCATGATGGTCGATCTCTCGGCACGCACAACTCTGATTTCAGATCTATACCAATCGAAGACTGAGGCCAGAGTCTTCAATGACGATCACGCCGCCATTGTTGAGGCGCTGGCGGCTGGAGACAATCTGCGAGCTGAGCAATTAATGATTGCTCACATCGATGCATTGGCATCGCGCCTTGATGAAAGCCTGATCGGTCGTCGCGGAGCACGCAACCGACTCCGCTCCATTCTGGCTCCTGAAGATTCGTCTTCAGCCAAATAG
- a CDS encoding GntR family transcriptional regulator: METSLTWSIAESLTKAIVEHRLMPGTKLSEQKLANHFGVSRTLVRQALFQASQNRLIKLEPTRGAFVATPSVEEARQVFAVRRMLEAEMVRNFAAQQTPSRLLELKAHVAAEKKAMEANDVGQCTELLGDFHVRMAELMGNEVLAQLLGELISRCALITLMYQSASAAEHSHEEHADIVTALAAGDAEHAVQLMLQHLDHMEEGMSFNRILPTRDLSMALSSVSL, from the coding sequence ATGGAAACCTCACTCACCTGGTCCATTGCAGAAAGTCTGACCAAAGCAATTGTTGAACATCGGCTGATGCCCGGCACCAAGTTATCGGAACAGAAGCTGGCCAATCATTTTGGTGTTTCCCGCACTCTGGTTCGCCAGGCTTTGTTTCAGGCATCACAGAACCGGCTGATCAAGCTCGAGCCCACGCGCGGCGCCTTTGTGGCCACGCCCTCGGTTGAAGAAGCGCGCCAGGTCTTTGCCGTGCGTCGTATGCTCGAAGCCGAAATGGTGCGCAATTTTGCCGCGCAGCAGACACCCTCCCGCTTGTTGGAGCTCAAGGCGCATGTGGCTGCCGAGAAGAAGGCCATGGAAGCCAATGACGTGGGCCAGTGCACCGAGCTGCTGGGCGACTTCCATGTGCGCATGGCCGAGCTCATGGGCAACGAGGTGCTGGCTCAGCTGCTGGGCGAGCTGATTTCCCGCTGCGCATTGATCACCCTGATGTACCAGTCTGCATCGGCGGCCGAGCATTCGCACGAAGAACATGCCGACATCGTGACCGCACTGGCTGCGGGCGATGCCGAACATGCGGTGCAGCTGATGTTGCAGCACCTCGATCACATGGAAGAAGGCATGTCCTTTAACCGTATTTTGCCAACGCGCGACTTGTCGATGGCACTTTCATCCGTATCCCTATGA